In the Carassius gibelio isolate Cgi1373 ecotype wild population from Czech Republic chromosome B24, carGib1.2-hapl.c, whole genome shotgun sequence genome, one interval contains:
- the napga gene encoding N-ethylmaleimide-sensitive factor attachment protein, gamma a, with protein sequence MAQKINEAHEHIAKAEKYLKTSLMKWKPDYDSAAAEYAKAAVAFKNARQLEQAKEAYLLEAEAHTNHRSLFHAAKAFEQAGMMLKDMQRLPEAVQYIEKASMMYVENGTPDTAAMALDRAGKLIEALDLAKAVDLYQQAAGVFENEDRLRQAVELVGKASRLLVRQQKFEEAAVSLQKEKNMYKEIENYPTCFKKTIAQVLVHLHRGDYVAAEKSVRESYSIPGFSGSEDCVAMEQLLQGYDEQDEEQVSRVCTSPLLRYMDNDYAKLAISLKIPGGGKKKASAGGDAGAAAPEEDEDEYAGGLC encoded by the exons ATGGCGCAAAAAATCAACGAAGCTCACGAGCACATCGCCAAGGCTGAGAAATA TCTGAAGACGAGTTTGATGAAGTGGAAGCCGGATTATGACAGCGCTGCTGCAGAGTACGCTAAAGCAG CGGTCGCCTTCAAGAACGCCCGACAGCTGGAGCAGGCGAAAGAAGCGTATTTACTGGAGGCCGAGGCTCACACCAACCACAGATC TCTGTTTCATGCTGCCAA GGCCTTCGAGCAGGCAGGAATGATGCTGAAG GACATGCAGAGGCTGCCCGAGGCTGTGCAGTACATAGAGAAGGCCAGCATGATGTATGTGGAGAACGGCACTCCAGACACCGCCGCCATGGCCCTGGACCGAGCCGGGAA GTTGATCGAGGCGCTGGATTTGGCCAAAGCGGTGGATCTGTACCAGCAGGCAGCAGGAGTGTTCGAG AACGAGGATAGACTGAGACAAGCAGTGGAGCTCGTCGGCAAAGCTTCCAGACTTCTCGTTAGACAGCAGAA GTTTGAAGAAGCCGCTGTGTCCCTCCAGAAGGAGAAGAACATGTATAAAGAGATCGAGAATTATCCGACGTGTTTTAAG AAAACCATCGCACAAGTGCTGGTGCATCTGCACCGAGGAGACTATGTGGCGGCGGAGAAGAGCGTGCGGGAGAGCTACAGTATCCCAGGGTTCAGCGGGAGCGAGGACTGCGTGGCCATGGAGCAGCTTCTGCAGGGATACGATGAGCAGGACGAGGAGCAGGTGTCTCGCGTCTGCACCTCACCGCTGCTCAGATACATGGACAACGAC TATGCAAAGCTTGCCATCAGCCTGAAGATTCCTGGAGGAGGGAAGAAGAAAGCCTCTGCTGGTGGAGATGCTGGAGCCGCGGCGCCGGAGGAAGACGAGGATGAGTACGCTGGAGGCCTCTGTTAA